From one Deltaproteobacteria bacterium genomic stretch:
- a CDS encoding serine/threonine protein kinase — MGQRYEILRKLGAGGMGTVYLAKLKGEAGFERLVALKKLNPEVLGNEDVRTLFVREIQLGARLVHPAIVQVLDAGISTGEPYLASEFVDGSDLEAIIDALKKQGAKLPPEAVAYVGSQVCQALAFMVGVTDEQGQRVIQAHRDISPSNVLVARTGAVKLADFGVARLTTSQTSAAVVRGKWQYFPPEISTSDPDVRSDLFALGITLFQLASLRHPFEAATAQGYYERAATFHPPRPDEIPEALWSIVNRALAKDPATRFQSPAEMGEALDQFVASTGKPMSAPQLARLVGPLLPPPVPTTTDPTLEAPFARTVMSGSRFEMDPEWRAVGPAMGADGQMVGKAPPPASSAPRAPAPIPRHAPPPASAISGIAEDLHAGSAHAAPRLHEVESLELHDKPLVEKPPPDEPGPLLAPLAAPAAKRGGALGAVVVLLVLAAAGGGFYAWKMLPRPNLPGTTASAPLVVIDSTPDGASVYSGQEKLGETPLSFPNDYPAGQTVSLQLRKKGYASADIAFDGDKPQHINAKLKKK; from the coding sequence ATGGGCCAACGCTACGAGATCCTCCGCAAGCTCGGCGCCGGCGGCATGGGCACGGTGTACCTGGCCAAGCTCAAGGGCGAGGCGGGCTTCGAGCGGCTGGTGGCGCTCAAGAAGCTGAATCCGGAAGTGCTCGGCAACGAGGACGTGCGCACGCTCTTCGTGCGCGAGATCCAGCTCGGCGCGCGGCTGGTGCACCCGGCCATCGTGCAGGTGCTCGACGCCGGCATCTCCACGGGCGAGCCGTACCTCGCGTCGGAGTTCGTCGACGGCTCGGACCTCGAGGCGATCATCGACGCCCTCAAGAAGCAGGGCGCCAAGCTGCCGCCCGAGGCGGTGGCCTACGTGGGCAGCCAGGTGTGCCAGGCGCTGGCGTTCATGGTGGGCGTCACCGACGAGCAGGGCCAGCGCGTCATCCAGGCCCACCGCGACATCTCGCCCAGCAACGTGCTCGTGGCCCGCACCGGCGCGGTGAAGCTGGCCGACTTCGGCGTGGCCCGGCTGACGACTTCACAAACCTCGGCGGCGGTGGTGCGCGGCAAGTGGCAGTACTTCCCGCCGGAGATTTCGACGTCGGATCCCGACGTCCGCTCGGATCTCTTCGCGCTGGGCATCACCTTGTTCCAGCTCGCGTCGCTGCGGCATCCCTTCGAAGCGGCCACGGCGCAGGGCTACTACGAGCGCGCGGCGACCTTTCATCCCCCGCGGCCCGACGAGATCCCCGAGGCGCTCTGGAGCATCGTGAACCGCGCGCTCGCCAAGGATCCGGCGACGCGCTTCCAGTCGCCGGCGGAGATGGGCGAGGCGCTCGACCAGTTCGTGGCCTCCACGGGAAAGCCGATGAGCGCGCCGCAGCTCGCGCGGCTGGTGGGGCCCTTGCTGCCGCCGCCCGTGCCCACCACGACCGACCCCACGCTGGAGGCGCCCTTCGCGCGCACGGTGATGAGCGGCAGCCGCTTCGAGATGGATCCCGAGTGGCGAGCGGTGGGTCCGGCCATGGGCGCCGATGGGCAGATGGTGGGTAAGGCGCCGCCGCCTGCGTCTTCCGCCCCGCGCGCGCCTGCGCCGATCCCACGGCATGCGCCGCCGCCTGCGTCGGCCATCTCGGGGATCGCCGAGGACCTGCACGCTGGGTCGGCGCACGCGGCGCCGCGGCTGCACGAGGTGGAGAGCCTGGAGCTGCACGACAAGCCGCTGGTGGAGAAGCCGCCACCCGACGAGCCCGGCCCGCTGCTCGCGCCGCTTGCTGCGCCCGCGGCCAAGCGCGGCGGAGCGCTCGGCGCCGTGGTGGTGCTGCTGGTGCTGGCGGCAGCGGGCGGCGGTTTCTACGCGTGGAAGATGCTGCCGCGCCCCAACCTGCCCGGGACGACTGCGAGCGCGCCGCTGGTGGTGATCGACTCGACGCCCGACGGCGCCAGCGTGTACTCCGGCCAGGAGAAGCTCGGCGAGACGCCGCTCTCGTTTCCGAACGACTACCCCGCGGGCCAGACCGTGAGCCTGCAGCTCCGCAAGAAGGGCTACGCCAGCGCGGACATCGCCTTCGACGGCGACAAGCCGCAGCACATCAACGCGAAGCTCAAGAAGAAGTAG
- a CDS encoding molybdenum cofactor guanylyltransferase, giving the protein MRAGIFVGGQSTRMGGKPKGLLHAPGTQTPLVVRLASIARSVGLEPVFVGKTDAAYRSLLPDLRTIDDAPGIEGPLAGLAALLQDAGDARVIALACDLPFVEARLLERLASESSDASVLAPRATPSAPWEPLFARYDATKVRPVLQRALIEGVRSFQALFARLDVIQLALSDDERPQLRDWDSPDDLA; this is encoded by the coding sequence GTGCGCGCGGGCATCTTCGTCGGCGGGCAGAGCACGCGGATGGGCGGCAAGCCCAAGGGGCTCCTGCACGCGCCAGGCACGCAGACGCCGCTCGTGGTGCGGCTCGCGTCGATCGCTCGGAGCGTCGGTCTCGAGCCCGTCTTCGTGGGAAAGACCGACGCCGCCTACCGTTCGCTGCTTCCGGACTTGCGCACGATCGACGACGCGCCCGGCATCGAAGGTCCGCTCGCGGGTCTCGCGGCGCTGCTTCAGGACGCCGGCGACGCGCGCGTCATTGCGCTCGCATGTGATTTGCCGTTCGTGGAAGCGCGGCTGCTCGAGCGGCTCGCGTCGGAGAGCTCGGACGCATCCGTGCTCGCGCCGCGCGCCACGCCGAGTGCGCCCTGGGAGCCGCTGTTCGCGCGCTACGACGCGACGAAGGTTCGGCCCGTGTTGCAGCGCGCGCTCATCGAAGGCGTCCGTTCGTTTCAGGCGCTCTTCGCGCGGCTCGACGTCATCCAGCTCGCGCTGAGCGACGACGAGCGGCCGCAGCTCCGCGACTGGGACTCGCCCGACGATCTCGCGTGA
- the fdhD gene encoding formate dehydrogenase accessory sulfurtransferase FdhD produces the protein MSISKAGATEREVWRDGVRARDAVAVEEPLEIRAAGDTLAITLRTPGDDARLAAGFLFAEGIIRSLDELSSLAHCGRPGDEAYGNVVDARPSGGVVLAIERAQASRRGTLTTAACGLCGRQSVDDLLERCLPLPDGPRIPRAVLLASAARLGEKQALFAQTGGTHAAAAFDAQGELLAAHEDVGRHNAVDKVVGALLYAGLVGSKVKPEVKRPALLVVSSRAGFEVVQKATMARIPVVASLGAASSLAIDLASRANVTLAAFVRGERFNLYSRPERVGP, from the coding sequence ATGAGCATTTCCAAGGCCGGCGCCACCGAGCGCGAGGTGTGGCGCGACGGGGTTCGCGCGCGCGATGCGGTGGCCGTCGAGGAGCCGCTGGAGATCCGCGCGGCCGGCGACACCCTGGCCATCACGCTTCGCACGCCTGGCGACGACGCGCGGCTCGCGGCGGGCTTCCTCTTCGCCGAGGGCATCATCCGGTCGCTCGACGAGCTGAGCTCTCTCGCGCACTGCGGTCGGCCCGGTGACGAAGCTTACGGAAATGTGGTCGACGCGCGGCCCTCGGGCGGGGTGGTGCTCGCCATCGAGCGCGCGCAGGCCAGCCGCCGCGGAACGCTGACCACGGCCGCGTGTGGCCTGTGCGGCCGGCAGAGCGTCGACGATCTGCTCGAGCGCTGTCTCCCGCTTCCCGATGGCCCGAGGATTCCCCGCGCGGTGCTGCTCGCGTCGGCGGCGCGGCTCGGCGAGAAGCAGGCGCTCTTCGCGCAGACCGGGGGCACGCACGCCGCGGCCGCCTTCGATGCGCAGGGCGAGCTGCTCGCAGCGCACGAGGACGTGGGCCGCCACAACGCCGTGGACAAGGTCGTCGGTGCGCTGCTGTACGCGGGGCTCGTCGGGTCGAAGGTGAAGCCCGAAGTGAAGCGGCCGGCGCTCCTGGTGGTGAGCAGCCGGGCGGGCTTCGAGGTGGTGCAGAAGGCCACCATGGCGCGCATCCCCGTCGTGGCCAGCCTGGGCGCAGCGAGCTCGCTCGCCATCGACCTGGCCAGCCGGGCGAACGTCACGCTGGCGGCCTTCGTGCGCGGCGAGCGCTTCAACCTCTACAGCCGACCCGAGCGCGTGGGCCCGTGA
- a CDS encoding thioredoxin domain-containing protein, with protein sequence MAKRLPFVFLAVALGVGCAESQKPAMTPPMPERVAAQPTLRSVDGGFTDGADGPTPTEADLPGYPLDQVLPSLSRQILAYSKDAFSYDGCATTLQECLKQPAHQRHALRMLQLATGLASAGATNTEINTSLNKYYTAFAASERVPLSVDDGMCRGPADAKVTIVEFSDFECPFCRLARPVLESLVTPNGMVRLCFKPFPLKMHPHSDLAAEAAYFAKAQGKFWPMHDAMFEHQEALDVSDLQRYASDAELDPHRLMEAIQSNAFQSLIEASKEEGHRAKVKGTPSIFINGRDYELPMSAEDLTHAIDDELEWQTNGGKWGAQ encoded by the coding sequence ATGGCCAAGCGTCTCCCGTTCGTGTTTCTCGCCGTCGCGCTGGGTGTCGGGTGCGCCGAGTCGCAGAAGCCCGCGATGACCCCGCCGATGCCAGAGCGCGTGGCTGCGCAGCCAACATTGCGCAGCGTCGACGGCGGCTTCACGGATGGCGCCGACGGCCCCACGCCGACCGAGGCAGACTTGCCGGGCTATCCGCTCGACCAGGTGCTGCCTTCGCTGTCGCGGCAGATTCTTGCCTATTCGAAGGACGCGTTCTCGTACGACGGCTGCGCCACGACGCTCCAGGAGTGCCTCAAGCAGCCCGCGCACCAGCGGCACGCGCTGCGAATGCTCCAGCTCGCCACCGGCCTGGCGTCGGCGGGCGCGACGAACACGGAGATCAACACCTCGCTGAACAAGTACTACACGGCGTTCGCGGCGTCGGAGCGCGTGCCGCTCTCGGTGGACGATGGCATGTGCCGCGGGCCGGCCGACGCGAAGGTCACCATCGTGGAGTTCAGCGACTTCGAGTGTCCGTTCTGTCGGCTCGCGCGGCCGGTGCTCGAGTCGCTGGTGACGCCGAATGGCATGGTGCGGCTCTGCTTCAAGCCGTTCCCGCTCAAGATGCATCCGCACTCGGACCTCGCTGCCGAGGCCGCGTACTTCGCCAAGGCGCAGGGCAAGTTCTGGCCCATGCACGACGCGATGTTCGAGCACCAGGAGGCCCTGGACGTGAGCGATCTGCAGCGCTACGCCTCCGACGCGGAGCTCGATCCGCACCGGCTGATGGAGGCCATCCAGTCGAACGCGTTCCAGTCGCTCATCGAGGCCTCCAAGGAAGAGGGCCACCGCGCGAAGGTGAAGGGCACGCCGTCCATCTTCATCAATGGGCGCGACTACGAGCTGCCCATGAGCGCCGAAGATCTCACCCACGCCATCGACGACGAGCTCGAGTGGCAAACCAACGGCGGCAAGTGGGGCGCGCAGTAG
- a CDS encoding PhoH family protein — translation MPLRLQTEPRDSMSASAPVRVEFEDNRLVQALVGGQGMHLKLIERRLGVQVAQRGGQLFVGGPPDAVAQAQRLLTELYELLKSGYPLYAEDVEQAIRVLGADPAARLKEIFLDTVFVSSRNRLVTPKGIAQKRYIDAIREKDIVFGIGPAGTGKTYLAMAMAIAALQEKQCKRIVLTRPAVEAGEKLGFLPGDLAEKVNPYLRPLYDALNDMMDFDKAAALVERGTIEVAPLAFMRGRTLNDAFVILDEAQNTTVDQMKMFLTRLGFASKAVVTGDLTQTDLPQGKVSGLSIAQKILSNIDGIRFCTFSDVDVVRHPLVQEVIRAYEAFDAEQKEQSEKRKAEMAAAREARAQVAAQVQAHLQAATSATSPAALPAHAEPDKKK, via the coding sequence ATGCCCCTGCGCCTTCAGACCGAGCCCCGAGATTCCATGAGCGCATCGGCACCCGTCCGCGTCGAGTTCGAGGACAACCGCCTGGTCCAGGCCCTGGTGGGCGGCCAGGGCATGCACCTCAAGCTCATCGAGCGTCGGCTGGGGGTGCAGGTGGCGCAGCGCGGCGGCCAGCTCTTCGTGGGCGGCCCGCCGGACGCCGTGGCCCAGGCCCAGCGGCTGCTGACCGAGCTCTACGAGCTGCTCAAGAGCGGCTACCCGCTCTACGCGGAGGACGTGGAGCAGGCCATCCGCGTGCTCGGCGCCGATCCGGCCGCGCGGCTGAAGGAGATCTTCCTCGACACCGTCTTCGTGAGCTCGCGTAACCGTTTGGTTACACCCAAGGGCATCGCGCAGAAGCGCTACATCGACGCCATCCGCGAGAAGGACATCGTCTTCGGCATCGGGCCGGCGGGCACCGGCAAGACCTACCTCGCCATGGCCATGGCCATCGCAGCGCTGCAGGAGAAGCAGTGCAAGCGCATCGTGCTCACCCGTCCCGCGGTGGAGGCCGGCGAGAAGCTCGGCTTCCTTCCTGGCGACCTCGCGGAGAAGGTGAACCCGTACCTGCGGCCGCTCTACGACGCGCTCAACGACATGATGGACTTCGACAAGGCCGCGGCGCTGGTGGAGCGCGGCACCATCGAGGTCGCGCCGCTGGCGTTCATGCGCGGCCGCACCTTGAACGACGCGTTCGTCATCCTCGACGAGGCCCAGAACACCACCGTCGACCAGATGAAGATGTTCCTCACCCGCCTCGGGTTCGCGTCGAAGGCCGTGGTCACCGGCGACCTCACCCAGACCGACCTGCCGCAGGGCAAGGTGAGCGGCCTCAGCATCGCGCAGAAGATCCTCTCCAACATCGACGGCATCCGCTTCTGCACCTTCAGCGACGTGGACGTGGTGCGCCACCCGCTGGTGCAGGAAGTGATTCGCGCGTACGAGGCCTTCGACGCCGAGCAGAAAGAGCAGAGCGAGAAACGCAAGGCGGAGATGGCCGCCGCCCGCGAGGCGCGCGCGCAGGTGGCCGCGCAGGTGCAAGCGCATCTGCAGGCCGCGACCAGTGCCACGTCACCGGCCGCGCTTCCCGCGCACGCCGAGCCGGACAAGAAGAAGTAG
- a CDS encoding SRPBCC family protein: MSPALLLAAALLTGATTDASALLDRGPIVSIEQTPDGKFKQCTALARVDAPIDRVWQVATNYKDFHTFMPKVVASDVIHEEPGIVDVKFEIDVPGVNTKYVMRHSLHPDTHTIEMNWVKGDLKGSHWVLHMESTPDGKTLISYSGASKNFSSILEGLEDSQQTISVGVNVSSALTVVKAFKQQAEAK; the protein is encoded by the coding sequence ATGAGCCCTGCCCTCCTCCTCGCTGCCGCGCTGCTCACGGGCGCCACCACCGACGCCTCGGCGCTGCTCGATCGCGGCCCCATCGTCTCCATCGAGCAGACGCCGGACGGCAAGTTCAAGCAGTGCACCGCGCTCGCGCGCGTGGACGCGCCCATCGACCGCGTGTGGCAGGTGGCCACCAACTACAAGGACTTCCATACCTTCATGCCCAAGGTGGTCGCGTCGGACGTGATTCACGAGGAGCCCGGCATCGTGGACGTGAAGTTCGAGATCGACGTGCCCGGCGTGAACACCAAGTACGTGATGCGTCACAGCCTTCATCCGGACACGCACACCATCGAGATGAACTGGGTGAAGGGCGACTTGAAGGGTTCGCACTGGGTGCTGCACATGGAGAGCACGCCGGACGGCAAGACGCTCATCAGCTACAGCGGCGCGAGCAAGAACTTCTCGTCGATCCTCGAGGGCCTGGAGGACAGCCAGCAGACGATCTCTGTCGGCGTGAATGTCTCGAGCGCGCTCACGGTGGTGAAGGCGTTCAAGCAGCAGGCCGAGGCGAAGTAG